From Helicoverpa armigera isolate CAAS_96S chromosome 29, ASM3070526v1, whole genome shotgun sequence, the proteins below share one genomic window:
- the LOC110379884 gene encoding synaptotagmin-7 isoform X1 codes for MNSLSMLSPSNMMAFLQNRSISLVDMYIDNSEPSENVGQIHFSLEYDFQNTTLILRIIQGKELPAKDLSGTSDPYVRVTLLPDKKHRLETKIKRRTLNPRWNETFYFEGFPIQKLQSRVLHLHVFDYDRFSRDDSIGEVFLPLCQVDLSEKPSFWKALKPPAKDKCGELLTSLCYHPSNSVLTLTLLKARNLKAKDINGKSDPYVKVWLQFGDKRIEKRKTAIFKCTLNPVFNDSFSFNVPWEKIRECSLDVQVMDFDNIGRNELIGRILLAGKNGSGATETKHWQDMITKPRQTIVQWHRLKPE; via the exons ATGAATTCTCTTTCCATGCTTTCTCCTTCAAACATG ATGGCGTTTCTTCAGAACCGATCGATTTCCCTGGTGGACATGTATATCGACAACTCGGAGCCTTCGGAGAACGTCGGTCAGATCCACTTCAGCTTGGAGTACGACTTCCAGAATACTACTCTGATACTGAGGATTATACAG GGTAAAGAGCTGCCTGCGAAGGATTTAAGCGGGACATCAGACCCTTACGTGAGAGTAACCTTACTCCCTGACAAGAAACATCGCCTGGAGACGAAGATCAAGAGACGTACCCTCAACCCGCGGTGGAACGAGACCTTCTACTTCGAAGGGTTCCCGATACAGAAGCTGCAGAGCCGG GTACTTCATCTTCACGTGTTTGACTACGATCGGTTCTCGAGAGATGACTCCATTGGAGAAGTGTTTCTGCCATTATGTCAG GTGGACCTCAGCGAGAAGCCTTCATTCTGGAAAGCCTTAAAGCCACCAGCCAAGGACAAATGCGGGGAGCTTCTGACCTCCCTGTGTTACCATCCCAGCAACAGCGTGTTGACCTTGACCTTGCTGAAGGCGAGGAACTTGAAGGCCAAGGACATTAATGGGAAATCAG ATCCATACGTAAAAGTCTGGCTTCAATTCGGCGACAAGCGCATAGAAAAACGCAAGACGGCCATCTTCAAATGCACCCTGAACCCGGTGTTCAACGACTCGTTCTCGTTCAACGTGCCCTGGGAGAAGATCCGGGAGTGCTCCCTGGATGTCCAGGTCATGGACTTCGATAATATTGGCAGGAACGAGCTCATTGGGAGGATATTGCTTGCTG gTAAAAACGGCTCCGGCGCAACAGAAACGAAACACTGGCAAGACATGATAACGAAACCGCGACAGACGATCGTCCAATGGCATCGCCTCAAGCCCGAGTGA
- the LOC110379884 gene encoding synaptotagmin-7 isoform X2, translating to MAFLQNRSISLVDMYIDNSEPSENVGQIHFSLEYDFQNTTLILRIIQGKELPAKDLSGTSDPYVRVTLLPDKKHRLETKIKRRTLNPRWNETFYFEGFPIQKLQSRVLHLHVFDYDRFSRDDSIGEVFLPLCQVDLSEKPSFWKALKPPAKDKCGELLTSLCYHPSNSVLTLTLLKARNLKAKDINGKSDPYVKVWLQFGDKRIEKRKTAIFKCTLNPVFNDSFSFNVPWEKIRECSLDVQVMDFDNIGRNELIGRILLAGKNGSGATETKHWQDMITKPRQTIVQWHRLKPE from the exons ATGGCGTTTCTTCAGAACCGATCGATTTCCCTGGTGGACATGTATATCGACAACTCGGAGCCTTCGGAGAACGTCGGTCAGATCCACTTCAGCTTGGAGTACGACTTCCAGAATACTACTCTGATACTGAGGATTATACAG GGTAAAGAGCTGCCTGCGAAGGATTTAAGCGGGACATCAGACCCTTACGTGAGAGTAACCTTACTCCCTGACAAGAAACATCGCCTGGAGACGAAGATCAAGAGACGTACCCTCAACCCGCGGTGGAACGAGACCTTCTACTTCGAAGGGTTCCCGATACAGAAGCTGCAGAGCCGG GTACTTCATCTTCACGTGTTTGACTACGATCGGTTCTCGAGAGATGACTCCATTGGAGAAGTGTTTCTGCCATTATGTCAG GTGGACCTCAGCGAGAAGCCTTCATTCTGGAAAGCCTTAAAGCCACCAGCCAAGGACAAATGCGGGGAGCTTCTGACCTCCCTGTGTTACCATCCCAGCAACAGCGTGTTGACCTTGACCTTGCTGAAGGCGAGGAACTTGAAGGCCAAGGACATTAATGGGAAATCAG ATCCATACGTAAAAGTCTGGCTTCAATTCGGCGACAAGCGCATAGAAAAACGCAAGACGGCCATCTTCAAATGCACCCTGAACCCGGTGTTCAACGACTCGTTCTCGTTCAACGTGCCCTGGGAGAAGATCCGGGAGTGCTCCCTGGATGTCCAGGTCATGGACTTCGATAATATTGGCAGGAACGAGCTCATTGGGAGGATATTGCTTGCTG gTAAAAACGGCTCCGGCGCAACAGAAACGAAACACTGGCAAGACATGATAACGAAACCGCGACAGACGATCGTCCAATGGCATCGCCTCAAGCCCGAGTGA
- the LOC110382369 gene encoding uncharacterized protein LOC110382369, with product MKYFVVFAVFAVVFAAEEQKEDERPKTYKRLIPADVLRDFPGMCFASTRCATVEPGNSWDLSPFCGRSTCVVSEDTPPRLLELVEDCGPLPLANPKCKLDTDATNKTAPFPGCCPIFTCEDGVKLEYPELPTPAPEAEKKEEEKKA from the exons atgaaatatttcgtCGTTTTCGCCGTTTTTGCTGTCGTCTTTGCGGCTGAAGAGCAGAAGGAGGATGAAAGGCCGAAGACTTACAAGAGGCTGATCCCGGCCGACGTGTTAAGAG ACTTCCCCGGAATGTGCTTCGCGTCGACCCGCTGCGCCACCGTGGAGCCTGGCAACTCCTGGGACCTGTCACCGTTCTGTGGCCGCAGCACCTGCGTGGTCAGTGAGGACACGCCTCCCAGGCTCTTGGAGCTGGTGGAAGACTGCGGTCCTCTGCCGCTGGCTAACCCCAAGTGCAAACTTGACACTG ACGCCACCAACAAGACAGCTCCCTTCCCTGGCTGCTGTCCAATCTTCACCTGCGAAGACGGTGTCAAGTTGGAGTACCCTGAACTCCCCACTCCTGCCCCAGAGGCCGAGAAGAAAGAGGAAGAAAAGAAGGCTTAA